A stretch of the Buchananella sp. 14KM1171 genome encodes the following:
- the rpsF gene encoding 30S ribosomal protein S6 → MRKYELMLILDPEVDERTVAPSLDKLLAVVKTDGGSVDSVDIWGKRHLAYEINKKSEGIYVVVDMTTTPAQAKELDRQLGLNEAVLRTKLLRPDAA, encoded by the coding sequence ATGCGCAAGTACGAGCTCATGCTCATCCTCGACCCGGAGGTGGACGAGCGCACCGTCGCCCCGTCCCTCGACAAGCTCCTGGCCGTGGTGAAGACCGATGGTGGCAGCGTTGACAGCGTTGACATCTGGGGTAAGCGTCACCTCGCTTACGAGATCAACAAGAAGTCCGAGGGCATCTACGTGGTTGTCGACATGACCACCACCCCCGCCCAGGCTAAGGAGCTGGACCGCCAGCTGGGCCTCAACGAGGCCGTGCTGCGCACCAAGCTGCTGCGCCCGGACGCCGCCTGA
- the ssb gene encoding single-stranded DNA-binding protein, producing MAGENEITITGNLAADPELRFIQNGTPVANFRVISSSRQFDRATNEWKDGASISIRVEAWNELAENVAETLTKGTRVIVRGRLSQNIYEGRDGVERTSVELRAEDVAVSLRWATGQITRKRREGGQGGGGYGAPQGGGGYGAPQGGGYGAPQGGRGGGYGQGNTGYGAPQGGRNDDPWASQGGSSAYSDDAPF from the coding sequence ATGGCTGGCGAAAACGAAATCACCATTACCGGCAACCTTGCCGCTGACCCGGAGCTGCGCTTCATTCAGAACGGCACCCCGGTTGCTAACTTCCGCGTTATTTCCTCTTCTCGCCAGTTCGACCGCGCCACCAACGAGTGGAAGGACGGTGCGTCCATTTCGATCCGCGTCGAGGCCTGGAACGAACTGGCTGAGAACGTGGCGGAGACCCTGACCAAGGGAACCCGCGTGATCGTGCGCGGCCGCCTGTCCCAGAACATCTACGAGGGCCGCGACGGCGTGGAGCGCACCAGCGTTGAGCTGCGTGCGGAGGACGTCGCCGTGTCCCTGCGGTGGGCAACCGGGCAGATCACCCGCAAGCGCCGCGAGGGCGGCCAGGGTGGCGGCGGCTACGGCGCTCCTCAGGGCGGTGGCGGCTACGGCGCGCCCCAGGGCGGTGGCTACGGTGCACCGCAGGGCGGCCGCGGCGGCGGTTACGGCCAGGGCAACACCGGTTACGGCGCCCCGCAGGGCGGCCGCAACGATGACCCGTGGGCCAGCCAGGGTGGCTCGAGCGCTTACAGCGACGACGCCCCCTTCTAA
- the rpsR gene encoding 30S ribosomal protein S18 has translation MAKASLRKPMKKKVSPMKAVKVTGPINYKDVALLRKFVSDRGKIRSRRVTGVSVQDQRKIARAVKNAREMALLPYSHAAR, from the coding sequence ATGGCGAAGGCATCTCTTCGCAAGCCCATGAAGAAGAAGGTCAGCCCGATGAAGGCCGTCAAGGTCACGGGCCCGATCAACTACAAGGACGTTGCGCTGCTGCGCAAGTTCGTGTCCGACCGCGGCAAGATCCGCTCTCGTCGCGTCACCGGTGTGTCCGTGCAGGACCAGCGCAAGATCGCTCGCGCCGTGAAGAACGCCCGCGAGATGGCCCTGCTGCCCTACTCCCACGCGGCTCGCTGA
- the rplI gene encoding 50S ribosomal protein L9, translated as MAKLILTHEVPQLGKAGDVVEVKDGYARNYLVPRNLATPWTKGAQRQIDQMKAAARAREISSIDAAQNARDKVQSGPVTVTAKVGQAGRLFGAVSTADVAAAIKAAHDVAVDRRKIHIENPIKNVGTYTVSVRLHDDVVANVKVAVVAA; from the coding sequence ATGGCAAAGCTGATCCTCACGCACGAGGTTCCGCAGCTCGGCAAGGCCGGCGACGTGGTGGAGGTCAAGGACGGTTACGCCCGTAACTACCTGGTTCCCCGCAACCTGGCCACCCCGTGGACCAAGGGCGCCCAGCGTCAGATTGACCAGATGAAGGCCGCCGCGCGCGCGCGCGAGATCTCCTCGATCGACGCCGCGCAGAACGCCCGCGACAAGGTGCAGTCTGGCCCGGTCACCGTCACCGCCAAGGTGGGCCAGGCCGGCCGCCTGTTCGGTGCCGTCTCCACCGCTGACGTGGCTGCCGCGATCAAGGCCGCTCACGACGTGGCCGTGGACCGTCGCAAGATCCACATCGAGAACCCGATCAAGAACGTGGGCACCTACACCGTCTCCGTGCGCCTGCACGACGACGTGGTCGCCAACGTGAAGGTTGCCGTGGTGGCTGCCTGA
- a CDS encoding MATE family efflux transporter, giving the protein MPSPTSPGLPGQTGPDAPATPSAASTRSISAAAPADAGNHGHSGAGVAIPGAQAAAETDKGPGGAASGGPGAPASGGELKGPDDAAPEAPANSRATERRSLDRQILAIALPSLGTLLVQPLLLIVDSAMVGHLGTTALAALALASTIVSTLAGLCIFLAYATTATASTHLGAGRPDLALRAGMDGTWLAALLGTALFALLLLGADPIVGLFSPPADVSPGATAYLRFISPGMVGMLVAMAATGALRGMLDARTPLWVATAGAVINVPLNYLFIYVAGLGVAGAGLGTAIAELLMGGALVAAVVRAARAQGVSLLPHGAGVLASASQGWPLFVRTLAMRVAMVAAVWSATAAGAVTLAGYQVVNSVWNLAANGLDALAIAAQALTGAAIGAGDHTRLRATLARCTRWAVGTGLVVGAAITLLSPLLPLIFGAHPGEFGATPGGGISTATPSPSATNTGEAALIGPPPSATAAPTLAADISQGAWWASQWAALLAGGTVHASATWALALAGLLFPLAAYVFILDGVLIGAGDGRYLAKASLIILAVHLPTLAGLTLVARSAAEPWALSILTLGFAGVFMVGRAIANGRRAATSYWYAIPSTS; this is encoded by the coding sequence ATGCCCTCGCCAACTTCGCCAGGCCTGCCCGGTCAAACCGGCCCCGACGCCCCCGCCACGCCATCTGCTGCGTCCACGCGATCAATCAGCGCAGCAGCCCCTGCCGATGCCGGTAATCACGGGCATTCTGGGGCGGGTGTTGCCATTCCAGGAGCCCAGGCAGCCGCGGAAACTGACAAAGGTCCGGGCGGAGCTGCAAGCGGCGGGCCGGGTGCACCTGCAAGCGGCGGGGAGCTTAAAGGCCCGGACGATGCGGCACCCGAAGCTCCTGCCAACAGCAGGGCCACCGAGCGGCGCTCACTGGATCGGCAGATCCTCGCGATCGCGCTGCCATCTCTGGGGACGCTGTTGGTTCAGCCACTCCTACTAATCGTGGATTCGGCGATGGTGGGACACTTGGGCACCACTGCGTTGGCCGCCCTAGCGCTGGCCTCCACGATCGTGTCCACACTTGCGGGTTTGTGCATATTCCTGGCCTACGCCACCACCGCCACCGCTTCGACTCACCTGGGTGCCGGCCGGCCCGACCTCGCCTTGCGAGCCGGCATGGATGGAACCTGGTTGGCAGCGCTCCTGGGCACGGCGCTGTTTGCGCTGCTACTCCTGGGCGCAGACCCGATTGTGGGGCTGTTTTCTCCCCCTGCCGACGTCTCCCCGGGTGCCACCGCCTACCTTCGTTTCATCTCCCCCGGGATGGTGGGGATGCTGGTTGCGATGGCGGCCACGGGCGCACTGCGCGGCATGCTCGATGCCCGCACCCCACTGTGGGTAGCCACTGCAGGCGCAGTGATCAACGTGCCGCTGAACTACCTATTCATCTACGTGGCCGGCCTTGGCGTGGCCGGGGCAGGGCTGGGCACAGCGATCGCCGAGCTACTCATGGGCGGGGCACTGGTCGCGGCGGTAGTGCGTGCCGCCCGCGCACAGGGAGTCTCGCTGCTGCCGCACGGGGCGGGGGTGCTAGCCAGCGCCAGCCAAGGCTGGCCGCTGTTCGTCCGCACCCTCGCTATGCGGGTGGCGATGGTGGCCGCCGTGTGGAGTGCCACCGCAGCCGGCGCCGTGACGTTGGCCGGATACCAGGTGGTCAACTCGGTGTGGAACCTGGCGGCCAACGGCCTGGACGCACTGGCCATCGCGGCACAGGCCCTCACCGGCGCCGCAATCGGCGCCGGTGACCACACCCGCCTCCGGGCCACACTGGCACGCTGCACGCGCTGGGCGGTTGGCACCGGCCTGGTAGTTGGAGCCGCAATAACGCTTCTCTCTCCACTGCTACCACTCATTTTTGGTGCACATCCGGGAGAGTTCGGGGCAACACCTGGGGGCGGGATTAGCACCGCCACACCATCCCCCAGCGCCACCAACACCGGCGAAGCGGCACTAATAGGGCCGCCTCCCAGCGCTACCGCCGCCCCAACGCTAGCCGCAGATATCTCCCAGGGTGCCTGGTGGGCCTCACAATGGGCCGCCCTTTTGGCGGGAGGAACCGTACACGCCTCGGCAACCTGGGCCCTGGCCCTGGCTGGCCTACTCTTCCCGCTGGCTGCCTACGTTTTCATCCTGGACGGCGTGCTGATCGGAGCTGGCGACGGCCGCTACCTGGCCAAGGCCAGCCTGATCATCCTGGCCGTTCACCTGCCCACTCTGGCTGGCCTGACCCTCGTGGCCCGCTCAGCCGCAGAGCCCTGGGCTCTTTCCATCCTCACCCTAGGCTTTGCCGGCGTCTTCATGGTGGGGCGGGCGATAGCAAACGGGCGCCGGGCGGCAACGTCGTACTGGTATGCCATCCCCTCCACCAGCTGA
- the dnaB gene encoding replicative DNA helicase: MDSRDDFDRTPPQNVEAEQSVLGAMLLSKEAISEVSEILRAEDFYKPIHAMIYDVIISLFGKNEPADNITVAGELSRRGELARVGGADYLHTLVASVPTAANAMYYAALVRERAMLRRLVEVGTRIVQLGYASDGGDAYEIVNQAQAEVMRATESRQRTDYVRLGETLNPVFDELEAIRGGKVSEGMVPTGFRDLDNLTHGFHPGQMIIVAARPGVGKSTFSLDVCRHAAIRNNQTCVIFSLEMSAAEITKRLLSAEAQVFQNAMANGALTEDQMLKLGDVIGRIADAPLFIDDSPNLTLPEIRAKARRLKMEHDLKLIVVDYLQLMSSGRKVESRQQEVSEFSRALKLLAKELEVPLIAVAQLNRSSEQRSDKKPTMSDLRESGSLEQDADIVILLHRPNYEKEDERKGEVDIIVDKHRAGPTDTIPVIHQGHYSRFVDKHLD; encoded by the coding sequence ATGGACAGCAGGGACGACTTTGACCGCACGCCCCCGCAAAACGTGGAGGCGGAGCAGTCCGTGCTGGGTGCCATGCTGCTGTCCAAGGAGGCCATCAGCGAGGTCAGTGAGATCCTGCGCGCGGAGGACTTCTACAAGCCGATCCACGCGATGATCTACGACGTCATCATCTCCCTGTTCGGCAAGAACGAGCCGGCGGACAACATCACCGTGGCCGGCGAGCTCTCTCGGCGCGGCGAGCTGGCCCGCGTGGGTGGAGCCGACTATCTGCACACCCTGGTCGCCTCGGTGCCTACCGCCGCCAACGCCATGTATTACGCGGCCCTGGTGCGCGAGCGGGCCATGCTGCGCCGCCTGGTGGAGGTGGGCACGCGCATCGTCCAGCTGGGATACGCCAGTGACGGCGGCGATGCCTACGAGATCGTCAATCAGGCCCAGGCGGAGGTTATGCGGGCCACCGAGTCGCGCCAGCGCACCGACTACGTGCGCCTGGGGGAGACCCTCAACCCCGTCTTCGACGAGCTGGAGGCCATCCGGGGCGGCAAGGTCAGCGAGGGAATGGTTCCCACGGGCTTCCGCGACCTGGACAACCTCACCCACGGCTTCCACCCCGGCCAGATGATCATCGTGGCCGCCCGCCCCGGTGTCGGTAAGTCCACCTTCTCCCTGGACGTGTGCCGCCACGCCGCGATCCGCAACAACCAGACCTGCGTGATCTTCTCCCTGGAGATGAGCGCCGCTGAGATCACCAAGCGCCTGCTGTCCGCGGAGGCGCAGGTGTTCCAGAACGCCATGGCCAACGGCGCGCTCACCGAGGACCAGATGCTCAAGCTGGGTGACGTGATCGGTCGCATCGCCGACGCCCCGCTCTTCATCGACGACTCGCCCAACCTGACCCTGCCGGAGATCCGCGCCAAGGCCCGCCGCCTGAAGATGGAGCACGACCTGAAGCTGATCGTGGTGGACTACCTGCAGCTGATGAGCTCTGGTCGCAAGGTGGAGTCGCGCCAGCAGGAGGTCTCGGAGTTCTCCCGCGCGCTGAAGCTGCTGGCCAAGGAGCTGGAGGTGCCGCTCATCGCGGTGGCGCAGCTCAACCGCTCCTCCGAGCAGCGCTCCGACAAGAAGCCCACCATGAGCGACCTGCGCGAGTCCGGCTCGCTGGAGCAGGACGCGGACATCGTCATCCTTTTGCACCGTCCCAACTACGAGAAGGAGGACGAGCGCAAGGGCGAGGTGGACATCATCGTGGACAAGCACCGCGCCGGCCCCACCGACACGATCCCCGTGATCCACCAGGGCCACTACTCGCGCTTCGTGGACAAGCACCTGGACTAA
- a CDS encoding choice-of-anchor M domain-containing protein, which produces MTNSTLATTRGARAGRLGALAAAIALTAAGILLPADALAATAPVPAPAAPQPATNALPDDSGLTVAPIGHVDSPKTYFENGNFELYADLSATTKERVDATINHLGKSYRRGVQKYAFTIPADAPELAFLGSEGETWYMAHFNSEVAKIAIWSGFGADTNIPTEEFRNATFSLDLVSVDGPGRVELLNWFAGDDEESAGQATRLLSSTDPAYRSYFLSPGSHTHNYTMFSAPGRYEMTYRVTARKTDGTLLTSPERVLRWQVGGARPGATVTSTSATAEASTPTLTVGAATGAREPDASVVPLLDRLRVDMGADVAGTATFLLNGYKLADVALSGGVAEFAELLGSAQNQIQVQVKGADGQVLFTSAPVTYRHGGQSATTSQNAPELAPRTPAPTNVFAATEVRADKDPNVAVEVSSGPKDTLVAKFKLDDAAAAGITELALFADKADKSPEATLRFVAGGPTEYELALSGADYYYNGYYLQLRFVPHPLVTNLQRATAEVVASYDPAQTVTATMRIPRFEETQPQPSASADVTAAPSVSASASVSASAFADPAPSASASAGATVEPSASATSSPSQGTSASPAPSVSASQGSPQAEEQCPAGQPQVDQGMEFETYKGRIAVESGHLDLAAVEEADSIALRVKDDSRTASRASVLRSACHVAIVVPAAAKLKRAPSGEGWEQILPADGSLGWHLPQVQKAGMPWPGYSTDHLTYSKYNRATFLDLVSVEGPGEVALYTFDAVERQVSVLLGNRAGNPTTLEIDGAVHAHPAWAFSQPGEYKVNLRYRLTTKEGAALSTPISQIVFVVKDRAQETQEPAPSASVTPSASAAPSASTSVTPSASVSVTPSVSPAPTTSVKRLAGANRVDTALAVAKEMPVASDAAVLSTGRNWPDALAAAPLARALKAPLYLTSAGQLEAKVVTALTERGVKKVYVVGGLNAVPAAVAAQLTAAKIEVERVAGTDRYSTSLEVAKRAKQIDPAIGRVLVATGTNYPDALAAGSISGPAKSVTVLSAGAKLPAQVADFLTKSGLEISVVGAGASAAVAAAKLPVAHKFVGPDRYETAAALAKQFAPQGATVVVASGEVFADALGGGALAANSNGVLVLTKAGLLPAPSRTVLAHLGKPASVIITGGERSVSGVVLAELNKLMR; this is translated from the coding sequence ATGACCAACTCCACCCTCGCCACCACGCGCGGCGCGCGCGCTGGGCGCCTGGGCGCCCTGGCAGCCGCCATCGCCCTGACGGCGGCAGGAATCCTCCTGCCCGCCGACGCGCTCGCCGCCACCGCACCCGTTCCCGCCCCCGCCGCCCCGCAGCCGGCCACCAACGCGCTGCCGGACGACTCCGGGCTCACGGTGGCCCCGATCGGCCACGTGGACAGCCCAAAGACCTACTTTGAAAACGGCAACTTTGAGCTCTACGCAGACTTGAGTGCCACCACCAAGGAGCGGGTGGACGCCACCATCAACCACCTGGGCAAGAGCTACCGGCGAGGGGTGCAAAAGTACGCCTTCACGATCCCGGCCGATGCCCCAGAGCTCGCCTTCCTGGGCAGCGAGGGCGAGACCTGGTACATGGCCCACTTCAACTCGGAAGTCGCCAAGATTGCTATCTGGTCCGGCTTCGGGGCGGACACCAACATCCCGACCGAGGAGTTTAGAAACGCGACCTTCTCTCTGGACCTGGTTAGCGTGGATGGGCCCGGCCGGGTAGAGCTGCTCAACTGGTTTGCTGGGGACGACGAAGAATCGGCTGGACAGGCCACCCGCTTGTTGTCCTCCACGGACCCGGCTTACCGCAGCTACTTCCTCTCTCCGGGCAGCCACACGCACAACTACACGATGTTTTCTGCGCCGGGCCGCTACGAGATGACCTATCGCGTCACCGCCCGCAAGACTGACGGCACCCTCCTAACCAGTCCCGAGCGGGTGCTGCGCTGGCAGGTGGGTGGTGCCCGCCCCGGTGCCACGGTCACCTCCACCTCAGCCACAGCCGAGGCCTCTACCCCCACCCTGACCGTAGGTGCGGCAACGGGCGCGAGGGAGCCGGATGCCTCCGTTGTGCCTCTGCTGGACCGCCTGCGCGTAGACATGGGCGCCGACGTTGCAGGCACGGCCACCTTCCTGCTTAACGGCTACAAGCTTGCCGACGTTGCCCTCAGCGGCGGTGTGGCCGAGTTTGCCGAGCTCCTGGGCAGTGCCCAAAACCAGATTCAGGTCCAGGTGAAGGGGGCCGATGGGCAGGTCCTTTTCACCTCCGCCCCGGTGACCTACCGGCACGGCGGCCAGAGCGCTACCACCAGCCAGAACGCGCCAGAACTCGCCCCGCGCACGCCCGCCCCCACCAATGTCTTCGCCGCGACCGAAGTGCGGGCTGACAAGGACCCCAACGTGGCCGTGGAGGTTTCCTCCGGCCCCAAGGACACCCTGGTTGCCAAGTTCAAGTTGGACGACGCTGCCGCCGCAGGCATTACCGAGTTGGCGCTCTTTGCCGACAAGGCCGACAAGTCGCCGGAGGCCACCTTGCGATTTGTGGCCGGCGGACCCACCGAGTACGAGCTCGCGCTGAGCGGAGCCGACTACTACTACAACGGCTACTACCTGCAGCTGCGCTTTGTCCCCCACCCGCTGGTGACAAACCTGCAGCGCGCAACCGCAGAGGTGGTCGCCTCCTACGATCCGGCCCAAACCGTCACCGCTACCATGCGGATCCCGCGCTTTGAGGAAACCCAGCCGCAACCGTCTGCCAGCGCCGACGTCACCGCCGCGCCCAGCGTGAGCGCGTCGGCGAGTGTGAGCGCCTCGGCCTTTGCGGATCCCGCGCCGTCGGCCTCAGCTTCGGCAGGTGCGACTGTAGAACCGAGCGCATCGGCAACGTCGTCCCCGTCCCAGGGCACAAGCGCCAGCCCGGCGCCCAGCGTGAGTGCCTCCCAAGGCAGCCCGCAGGCAGAGGAGCAGTGCCCCGCTGGCCAGCCGCAGGTGGACCAGGGCATGGAGTTCGAGACGTATAAGGGGCGCATCGCCGTCGAGTCCGGGCACCTTGACCTGGCTGCAGTGGAAGAGGCAGACTCGATCGCCCTGCGCGTGAAGGACGATTCCCGCACCGCCAGCCGTGCTTCGGTGCTGCGGTCGGCCTGCCACGTCGCCATCGTGGTGCCGGCAGCGGCCAAGCTGAAGCGTGCCCCCTCCGGCGAGGGGTGGGAGCAGATTCTGCCGGCCGACGGCAGCCTGGGCTGGCACCTACCGCAGGTGCAAAAGGCGGGAATGCCGTGGCCCGGCTACTCCACCGACCACCTGACCTACTCCAAGTACAACCGCGCCACCTTCCTGGACCTGGTCTCCGTGGAGGGCCCCGGCGAGGTCGCGCTCTACACCTTCGACGCCGTTGAGCGCCAGGTGAGCGTGCTGCTCGGCAACCGCGCCGGCAACCCCACCACCCTCGAGATCGACGGCGCCGTGCACGCCCACCCCGCATGGGCCTTCTCTCAGCCCGGCGAGTACAAGGTCAACCTGCGCTACCGCCTCACCACCAAGGAGGGTGCGGCGCTGTCCACCCCGATCTCCCAGATCGTGTTCGTGGTCAAGGACCGCGCACAGGAGACGCAGGAGCCGGCCCCGAGTGCGTCCGTCACGCCGTCTGCGAGTGCGGCGCCGTCTGCGAGTACGTCCGTCACGCCGTCTGCGAGCGTGTCCGTCACGCCGTCCGTTTCGCCCGCTCCCACTACCTCCGTCAAGCGATTGGCGGGCGCTAACCGCGTAGATACCGCGCTCGCGGTCGCCAAGGAGATGCCGGTGGCCTCGGACGCCGCCGTGCTCTCCACGGGGCGCAACTGGCCCGACGCGCTGGCCGCCGCCCCGCTGGCGCGGGCCCTGAAGGCACCGCTCTACCTCACCTCCGCCGGCCAGTTGGAGGCGAAGGTGGTCACCGCCCTGACCGAGCGCGGGGTGAAGAAGGTCTACGTGGTGGGCGGCCTGAACGCCGTTCCCGCCGCCGTGGCCGCCCAGCTCACCGCCGCCAAGATCGAGGTGGAGCGCGTGGCCGGCACCGACCGCTACAGCACCTCCCTCGAGGTCGCCAAGCGCGCCAAGCAGATCGACCCGGCCATCGGGCGAGTCCTGGTTGCCACCGGCACCAACTACCCCGACGCCCTGGCGGCGGGCAGCATCTCCGGCCCGGCCAAGTCAGTCACCGTCCTGTCCGCCGGCGCCAAGCTGCCGGCCCAGGTGGCCGACTTCCTGACCAAGTCCGGGCTGGAGATCTCCGTGGTGGGCGCGGGCGCCTCGGCGGCAGTCGCGGCGGCCAAGCTCCCGGTGGCGCATAAGTTCGTGGGCCCGGACCGCTACGAGACCGCCGCAGCGCTGGCCAAGCAGTTCGCCCCGCAGGGCGCCACCGTTGTGGTCGCCTCCGGTGAGGTCTTCGCCGACGCCCTGGGCGGCGGCGCCCTGGCCGCCAACAGCAACGGCGTCCTGGTGCTGACCAAGGCGGGCCTACTGCCCGCCCCCAGCCGGACGGTCCTGGCCCACCTGGGCAAGCCCGCCAGCGTCATCATCACCGGCGGTGAGCGTTCCGTGAGCGGCGTGGTGCTGGCCGAGCTGAACAAGCTGATGCGCTGA